A single region of the Camelus dromedarius isolate mCamDro1 chromosome 21, mCamDro1.pat, whole genome shotgun sequence genome encodes:
- the SDE2 gene encoding splicing regulator SDE2, with translation MAETAAPVWLCGPGFGCKALRCPSAPCSVRDFIYQHCQDQDVPVEYFFVKCNGLLVNTSDTVQHGAVYSLEPRLRGGKGGFGSMLRALGAQIEKTTNREACRDLSGRRLRDVNHEKAMAEWVKQQAEREAEKEQKRLERLQRKLAEPRHCFTSPDYQQQCHEMAERLEDSVLKGMQATSSKIVSAEIGESRKRPNKPETDRGASAGKRKCFWLGMEGLEAAEGSSSESSDDDSQETPTTSGMSFHVSRNSRDGVEMAAEFPSSSQPARVLRTDTRSPEKLYIPVTDSGNNISEDLCAELGEASTKECMERKMAEETEKSQEKKESESKKPTEKESAGTGLSKEKETKEMTDGERAAKVAPGEDRKNIPVAKLEEGQSGNTGIGQETVDLLAFSSVAELELLGLEKLKCELMALGLKCGGTLQERAARLFSVRGMAKEQIDPALFAKPLKGKKK, from the exons ATGGCGGAGACAGCGGCGCCAGTGTGGCTTTGCGGCCCTGGCTTCGGGTGCAAGGCGCTGCGATGTCCCTCGGCCCCGTGCTCTGTACGAGATTTTATCTACCAACACTGCCAAGATCAG GATGTTCCAGTGGAATACTTCTTTGTGAAATGCAACGGATTACTCGTTAACACCAGTGACACAGTGCAGCATGGGGCTGTTTATAGTTTGGAACCCAGACTTCGTGGTGGAAAAGGAG GTTTTGGCTCTATGCTCCGAGCACTTGGTGCTCAGATTGAGAAGACCACCAATCGAGAAGCTTGCCGGGATCTCAGTGGAAGGAGACTACGAGATGTCAATCATGAAAAAGC AATGGCTGAATGGGTAAAACAACAAGCTGAGCGAGAGGCTGAAAAGGAGCAGAAACGCCTGGAACGCCTACAGCGGAAGCTTGCAGAACCCAGGCACTGCTTCACCAGCCCCGACTACCAGCAGCAGTGCCATGAGATGGCTGAGCGACTGGAGGATTCCGTCCTCAAAG GTATGCAGGCCACCTCCAGCAAGATAGTATCGGCAGAAATTGGTGAGAGTCGGAAACGGCctaacaaaccagaaacagacagAGGAGCCAGCGCAGGGAAAAGGAAATGCTTTTG GTTGGGCATGGAAGGACTAGAGGCTGCAGAGGGGTCCAGCTCTGAGAGCTCAGATGATGACAGTCAAGAAACACCTACTACTTCAGGAATGAGCTTTCATGTTTCCAGAAATAGCAGAGATGGTGTTGAGATGGCAGCTGAGTTTCCTAGTAGTTCTCAGCCGGCAAGAGTATTGAGGACAGACACTAGATCACCAGAAAAGTTATACATCCCAGTGACTGATTCTGGGAACAATATTTCAGAAGACTTGTgtgctgagctgggagaggcatcTACCAAGGAGTGTATGGAAAGGAAGATggctgaagaaacagagaaatccCAGGAGAAAAAGGAGTCAGAGAGtaaaaaacccacagaaaaggAATCAGCTGGAACTGGCCTGAGTaaggagaaagagacaaaagaaatgaCTGATGGGGAAAGAGCTGCCAAGGTAGCACCTGGAGAAGATAGGAAAAACATTCCTGTTGCCAAATTGGAAGAAGGCCAGTCAGGAAACACA ggtATCGGTCAGGAAACTGTGGATTTACTGGCATTCAGCTCTGTTGCAGAATTGGAGTTGCTGGGTTTGGAGAAGCTCAAGTGTGAACTCATGGCTCTGGGGCTGAAGTGTGGGGGCACTCTCCAGGAGCGGGCGGCCAGGCTCTTCTCTGTCAGAGGAATGGCAAAGGAGCAGATAGACCCAGCTTTATTTGCCAAGCCTTTGAAAGGGAAGAAGAAGTGA